The segment AATACCGCTGTAATCAAGCCAGCCGAATGGACACCCATGACTGCGACTGTGCTGATGGAAATCATTAAAGAGGCGGGTGTCCCGGACGGGGTTGTGAATCTTGTCCATGGATTTGGTCCGAATTCTGCCGGAGGTGCCATTTCGGAACATCCAGACGTAGATGCTATTTCTTTCATCGGCGAGCCGAGTACAGGTTCTTCCATTATGAAGGCAGGGGCAAACTCCCTTAAGAAACTGTCCTTTGAACTGGGCGGGAAAAACCCGAATATCATTTTTGCAGATGCAGATATGGATGAAGTGATTGCAACGACAATTAAATCCAGTTTCATAAATCAAGGGCAAGTGTGTTTATGTGGTTCCCGAATCTATGTGGAACGACCTGTATACGAACAATTTTTGGAAAAATTCGTAGAAAAGACAAAAGAGTTAAAAGTCGGTAAACCATTTGATGCGGATACAAATGTGGGTGCATTAGTTGGCCAAGAACATTACGAACGAGTGAATAGCTATATCGACATTGCACGAGAAGATGGCGGAACGATTCTGACTGGTGGTAAGCGGCCTGAAGGATTGGAAAAAGGATATTACTTAGAACCGACAATCATTGCCGATTTGGACTACACTTCCCGTTGTATTAATGAAGAAATCTTCGGACCTGTTGTAACGGTCGTTCCGTTTGATACGGAAGAAGAAGTAATCATGCAGGCAAATGATACGCATTATGGTTTGAGCGCAACAATTTGGACGTCTAATCTGAAGCGGGGCCATCGTGTTGCCCATCAAATCGAAGCCGGAATTGTCTGGGTGAATACATGGTTCCTACGCGACTTGAGAACACCTTTTGGCGGTATGAAGCATAGCGGAATCGGTAGAACTGGCGGGGCGCATAGCCTTGAATTCTTTTCGGAATTATCGAATATTACGATCAAGTTATGAGAGCGAGTGAATAGGGATGGCAACAGAAGTTGTATCTAAACGAAAACAGTTTGCAAATCAATTAATGGAAGCTGAAGAAAGTCTGATCGGCATGCCGGCACTTACTTCTGCAGAGCCGAAACTTACTGTTGAAGAAGCCTACTTGATCCAACTTGAAAATATCGGGAGAAAAGTGGCGCAAGGCCAAAGAATTGTAGGCAAGAAAATCGGGCTTACATCAAAAGCAATGCAAACGCTGCTCGGGGTCGATGAACCGGATTATGGACACTTGTTGGATCGTATGGTCATTGAAAATGGAGCTGCTGTACCGAAACAAAAAGTGCTTCAAGCGAAAGTGGAAGGTGAAATTGCCTTCGTTTTAAAGAAAGATTTAAAAGGACCGAATGTGACTACGCTTGATGTCCTGCAAGCAACGGATTATCTATTGCCGGCTATTGAAATTGTCGACAGCAGAATTCAAGACTGGAAGATTAAGCTGCCGGATACTATTGCCGACAATGCTTCATCCGCCTTCTATGTCCTTGGCGGGAAGCCGACAAAGCTGGAAGATGTTGATCTTGAATTAATCGGGATGGCATTGACAAAAAATGGCGAAATCGTCAACACGGGTGTAGGCGCAGCCGCACTCGGGAATCCGGCAAAATGTGTGGCATGGCTGGCCAATCGATTGGCGGATTTCGACATCCCTCTTCTTGCTGGAGAAGTCATTCTTTCAGGTGCTCTTTCAGCTGCGGTGGAAGCGAAAGAAGGAGACTCGTTCACGGTCAGATTTGCACATTTGGGAGAAGTAAGTGTTCGTTTTTAAAAGTTGGAAAGGAGAGCTACGATGAATAAAGTGAAAGTGGCCGTATTGGGCTCGGGCAATATCGGAACTGACTTGATGTTGAAATTGGGCAGGTCTCCAGTTCTTGAATTAACGGCAGTAATAGGCATTGATCCCCAGTCGGATGGATTGAAAAAAGCTCGGGAATTGGGCTATGTCGCAATTGATAATGGAATAGATGGATTTTTGGAAAGGCCGGAACTTGCGGATATTATCTTTGATGCAACTTCTGCGAAAGCCCATATCCGCCATGCGAAATTGCTGAAAAAAGCCGGTAAGAAAGTGATCGATTTAACGCCTGCCGCAATCGGCCCAATCGTTGTTCCGCCAGTCAATCTCCATGACCATCTGAATGCTGAAAATATCAATTTGATCACGTGTGGGGGGCAGGCTACGATTCCAATCGTCCATGCGATTCACCAAGTCCAGCCTGTCGATTACGCAGAAATTGTAGCGACGATTTCCAGTAAGAGTGCAGGTCCAGGAACCAGAGCGAATATTGATGAGTTTACGCAAACAACTTCCCGCGGCATTGAAGAAGTTGGCGGTGCAAAAAAAGGGAAAGCGATCATCATTTTAAACCCTGCAGAACCGCCAATTTTAATGCGGGATACGGTTCATGTAATGGTGGAAGGCAAGCAAGCGAAGCAGGAAGAGATTATTGCCTCTATTCG is part of the Planococcus shenhongbingii genome and harbors:
- a CDS encoding aldehyde dehydrogenase, whose amino-acid sequence is MTTETKVEAINCKHFINGQFVESQNQKSFENINPATEEVLGHVAEGGKEEVDIAVAAARSALQGPWKMTTLEERSKILRRIGDLILERQEELARLESLDTGKPFSLANSVDIPRAAYNFHFFADYVISLGTDAYQQNQEALHYSIRRPVGVVGIIKPWNLPLLLLTWKLAPCLAMGNTAVIKPAEWTPMTATVLMEIIKEAGVPDGVVNLVHGFGPNSAGGAISEHPDVDAISFIGEPSTGSSIMKAGANSLKKLSFELGGKNPNIIFADADMDEVIATTIKSSFINQGQVCLCGSRIYVERPVYEQFLEKFVEKTKELKVGKPFDADTNVGALVGQEHYERVNSYIDIAREDGGTILTGGKRPEGLEKGYYLEPTIIADLDYTSRCINEEIFGPVVTVVPFDTEEEVIMQANDTHYGLSATIWTSNLKRGHRVAHQIEAGIVWVNTWFLRDLRTPFGGMKHSGIGRTGGAHSLEFFSELSNITIKL
- a CDS encoding 2-keto-4-pentenoate hydratase, whose amino-acid sequence is MATEVVSKRKQFANQLMEAEESLIGMPALTSAEPKLTVEEAYLIQLENIGRKVAQGQRIVGKKIGLTSKAMQTLLGVDEPDYGHLLDRMVIENGAAVPKQKVLQAKVEGEIAFVLKKDLKGPNVTTLDVLQATDYLLPAIEIVDSRIQDWKIKLPDTIADNASSAFYVLGGKPTKLEDVDLELIGMALTKNGEIVNTGVGAAALGNPAKCVAWLANRLADFDIPLLAGEVILSGALSAAVEAKEGDSFTVRFAHLGEVSVRF
- a CDS encoding acetaldehyde dehydrogenase (acetylating); amino-acid sequence: MNKVKVAVLGSGNIGTDLMLKLGRSPVLELTAVIGIDPQSDGLKKARELGYVAIDNGIDGFLERPELADIIFDATSAKAHIRHAKLLKKAGKKVIDLTPAAIGPIVVPPVNLHDHLNAENINLITCGGQATIPIVHAIHQVQPVDYAEIVATISSKSAGPGTRANIDEFTQTTSRGIEEVGGAKKGKAIIILNPAEPPILMRDTVHVMVEGKQAKQEEIIASIRAMETKVQAYVPGYRLRQEPIFDGSSVTVFIEVEGAGDYLPVYSGNLDIMTAASVKVAEEWAKHRVANIVG